A window of Exiguobacterium sp. FSL W8-0210 contains these coding sequences:
- the pssA gene encoding CDP-diacylglycerol--serine O-phosphatidyltransferase: MMSSIDEVVGGIILWKDRVRNSIPNLFTFGNLYCGFLAIVMAAKGDFQNATLLIVIAMMLDSLDGRLARMLGVAGDFGKELDSLADIVTFGVAPAMMAYYTYFYEFGEVGLLISALFPLFGAFRLARFNLSATNVASAYFSGVPITAAGGILAVVTLFSGRMNDLMVPLVFTGLAFLMVSRVKIPSFKDIPVPRHTFVITFTLLYVTYVMIARSNEWSTFWFVAVPLYIAFLLFSFIKKKKQKQHSNG, translated from the coding sequence ATGATGAGTAGTATCGATGAAGTGGTAGGAGGAATCATTTTGTGGAAAGATCGTGTTCGTAATTCAATACCCAACCTATTTACGTTCGGAAATCTGTATTGTGGTTTTTTAGCCATCGTCATGGCAGCAAAAGGTGATTTTCAAAATGCCACCTTACTAATCGTCATCGCGATGATGCTTGATAGTCTGGACGGACGTCTTGCTCGGATGCTTGGTGTAGCAGGCGACTTCGGAAAAGAACTGGACTCATTAGCAGATATCGTGACATTCGGTGTCGCACCTGCAATGATGGCCTACTATACGTATTTCTATGAATTCGGAGAAGTTGGTTTACTAATCTCTGCTCTGTTCCCGTTGTTTGGCGCATTCCGTCTTGCTCGGTTTAATTTATCGGCAACGAATGTGGCATCTGCTTATTTTTCAGGTGTACCGATTACAGCGGCTGGTGGTATTTTGGCCGTCGTCACGTTGTTTAGCGGACGAATGAACGACTTGATGGTCCCACTCGTCTTTACAGGTCTTGCCTTCTTGATGGTCAGTCGTGTCAAGATTCCAAGTTTTAAAGACATTCCCGTTCCGCGCCATACGTTCGTCATCACCTTTACATTGCTGTACGTGACGTATGTCATGATTGCTCGTAGCAATGAGTGGTCGACGTTTTGGTTCGTTGCTGTTCCGTTGTATATCGCGTTTCTCCTTTTCTCGTTCATCAAAAAGAAGAAGCAAAAACAACATTCAAACGGATGA
- a CDS encoding aminoacyl-tRNA deacylase — protein MSKTNVERLLKQSKIDFESLTYPVDLDDLSAEAVARKINYPLSTIFKTLVLKMVENKYVFVVISGEEELSLKAAAKALHSKKVALVPMKELEGLTGYIRGGVSAIGAKKNFPVLLSDRAIHEPLIIISAGKRGHQVRLNPHDFLSFTQGILFTNG, from the coding sequence ATGAGCAAAACGAACGTCGAGAGGCTTCTGAAGCAGTCTAAGATTGACTTCGAATCCCTCACTTATCCTGTTGATCTTGATGATTTATCTGCTGAAGCCGTCGCTAGAAAGATTAATTACCCCCTTTCGACCATTTTTAAAACCCTTGTTTTGAAAATGGTCGAAAATAAATATGTCTTCGTCGTCATTTCGGGGGAAGAAGAACTCTCTCTAAAGGCAGCGGCCAAAGCATTGCATTCAAAAAAAGTCGCGCTTGTTCCGATGAAGGAGTTAGAAGGCCTGACTGGCTATATTCGAGGTGGTGTCTCTGCCATCGGTGCTAAGAAGAACTTTCCGGTTCTTTTATCGGATCGTGCTATCCATGAACCACTCATCATCATATCCGCTGGAAAACGTGGACATCAAGTTCGATTGAATCCTCATGATTTTTTATCTTTCACTCAGGGGATTCTCTTTACGAACGGCTGA
- a CDS encoding MATE family efflux transporter, translated as MKTVKQPSLFHITWPLFIEIALHMSLGIIATLILSYYSDSAAAAVGVSNQILNIFIILFNITSVGATIIIGQYLGARKTQNARQTARSAFAINLYTGLIVSLTVVLFGRQLLGFFSLEGETLVYGETFIKIVGLFLFLEAISLTLGAILRSHGFTKNAMYVTLLMNFVSAFGNVIAVLGLFGIPVLGVAGVAWSIVIARTIAVLVLFFVVYRKLSLRFTVKDLIHFNREDVKRIMNIGIPSAGEGIAYQFSQLIITGFIATIGEAALSARVYVSNITMLCFLFTLAIAQGTQLLVARQVGAQQFEQAYGRAVKTLKIAVFASFISAVALASFGSSILSVFTSSPEIIAIGIPLLWASVILEPGRAMNIVLMGTLKSAGDVRFPVAIGILSMWGIAVVLSYTLGLGFGLGLLGIWIAFSADEWFRGIFAMKRWHGRKWVQYSLVKGETHEQNERREASEAV; from the coding sequence ATGAAAACAGTCAAGCAACCAAGCTTATTCCACATTACGTGGCCATTATTCATCGAGATTGCATTGCATATGAGCCTCGGGATCATTGCAACGTTGATTTTAAGTTATTACTCAGATAGCGCTGCTGCAGCAGTCGGTGTATCCAATCAAATTTTGAATATCTTCATTATTCTCTTTAACATCACCTCGGTCGGTGCAACGATCATCATTGGTCAGTACCTCGGTGCAAGAAAGACGCAAAACGCTCGTCAAACGGCTCGTTCTGCTTTTGCGATTAACTTGTATACCGGTCTCATCGTTTCTCTGACCGTGGTGTTGTTCGGAAGACAACTCCTTGGATTTTTCTCGTTAGAAGGAGAGACGCTCGTCTATGGCGAAACGTTCATTAAGATCGTTGGTCTATTCCTTTTCTTAGAAGCCATCTCATTGACACTGGGTGCAATTCTCCGGAGTCATGGATTCACAAAAAATGCTATGTACGTCACGCTACTCATGAATTTCGTTAGTGCTTTTGGTAACGTCATCGCTGTTCTTGGACTCTTCGGCATTCCCGTTCTCGGTGTTGCTGGTGTCGCTTGGTCGATCGTCATCGCCCGGACAATCGCTGTCCTTGTCTTGTTCTTTGTCGTTTACCGCAAACTTTCTTTACGTTTTACAGTAAAAGACTTGATTCATTTCAATCGTGAGGATGTGAAACGAATCATGAACATCGGAATCCCATCTGCTGGTGAAGGAATCGCCTATCAATTCTCACAACTCATCATCACAGGATTCATCGCAACAATTGGTGAAGCAGCGTTGTCTGCTCGTGTTTATGTATCAAACATCACGATGCTTTGTTTCCTATTCACGCTTGCCATCGCTCAAGGAACGCAATTACTCGTCGCACGCCAAGTTGGTGCGCAACAATTTGAACAAGCATATGGACGTGCTGTGAAAACATTGAAGATTGCTGTTTTCGCAAGCTTCATCTCAGCTGTCGCTCTTGCTTCATTCGGTTCATCGATTCTATCAGTGTTCACATCGAGTCCTGAAATCATTGCAATCGGTATCCCACTACTCTGGGCAAGCGTCATTCTTGAACCAGGTCGCGCGATGAACATCGTGCTCATGGGAACTCTTAAATCGGCAGGAGATGTTCGTTTCCCTGTCGCCATCGGTATTCTATCGATGTGGGGAATCGCGGTCGTCCTCAGTTATACACTTGGTCTTGGTTTCGGTCTTGGATTACTTGGAATCTGGATTGCCTTCTCTGCTGACGAATGGTTCCGTGGCATTTTCGCCATGAAACGTTGGCACGGACGGAAATGGGTCCAATACTCACTCGTCAAAGGAGAAACACATGAGCAAAACGAACGTCGAGAGGCTTCTGAAGCAGTCTAA